The sequence GCAGTGTGTGAACGAGGGGATGTATGAGGTCGAGTGTGATGATGGAGTTGCCAACCAGGCCGGCGATGATGCCGCCTGCGACTCGTCTCCGGGTGCGGGCGATGGTAGCTGCGATGCCTGCTCGATCACGGGTGGGGTTACCACCGGAAACGAGATGTTTGGTGCACAGATCTGGTACTTTATTGCAGAAGGCTATCCGAATGAGCTGGTAGAGTTTCCCGACAGCACCTTCATTCCGGGGATCATCCCGGGTATCGGGCGCTGAGCCGTTCGCAAGCTGAAATTCGTCCGTTGCGACCGCATCGGGCTCTTTTGGAAAATCAAAGCTGAGGGGATGATACGATGGCGAAGAACAACGAAGCGGTGGAAGGTCTTGGGCTTCTGGTCTTGAGGTTGGCCGTGGGCGGGATGATGCTCACGCATGGCTTGCCCAAATTACAGAGGCTGTTGGAGAAGCCTGACCAATTCCCCGACCCGATTGGCTTGGGTCCCGAAGTGACGCTGGCGTTCGCGGTATTTTCCGAGGTGATTTGCGCGGTCCTGATCATCGCCGGTGCGGCCACGCGACTGGCCGCGATCCCGCTTTTGATCACCATGCTCGTGGCGGCCTTTGTGACCCACGCGGGCGACCCCTTCAATAAAATGGAACCCGCTCTGCTTTATGGATCCTGCAGTCTTGCTCTGGTGCTTACCGGTGCGGGCAAGTTCAGCGTCGACGGTTGGTGGAACGGTCGGGGCTGAGGTCTCAGGCGTTGACGCGCATCGCGCCGAGGAAATCCATTTTCCCCAGATCAACGCCGTCCATCCGCAACAGATCGTATCCTGTGGTGGCGTGAAAATAGAAGTTGGGAAGCGAGAAGCTCAGCAGGAAGTCGC is a genomic window of Candidatus Binatia bacterium containing:
- a CDS encoding DoxX family protein, encoding MAKNNEAVEGLGLLVLRLAVGGMMLTHGLPKLQRLLEKPDQFPDPIGLGPEVTLAFAVFSEVICAVLIIAGAATRLAAIPLLITMLVAAFVTHAGDPFNKMEPALLYGSCSLALVLTGAGKFSVDGWWNGRG